From the Gymnogyps californianus isolate 813 chromosome 2, ASM1813914v2, whole genome shotgun sequence genome, one window contains:
- the TIMM21 gene encoding mitochondrial import inner membrane translocase subunit Tim21 isoform X1 — MLPASLARAGQRGERLRASLGRWLLAPPGWVLLGTGTGTGPCLRWRHQPSRTQPALLLRAARQSIGTQARGLRAEKPGDNSKHVSLQRGRKEETLLSAAQKVKEAGRDFTYFIVVLVGIGVTVFIPFAIVSVTGGLFYVIFKELFSSSSPSKIYGDALEKCRSHPEIIGVFGESIKGYGEATRRGRRQLVSHIEYVKDGLKHMRLKFYIEGSEPGKRGTVHVEVKENPERGRFEVRYIFVDVDTYPRRTIVIEDNR; from the exons ATGCTGCCCGCCTCCCTTGCGCGGGCGGGGCAGCGCGGCGAGCGGCTGCGGGCCTCCCTTGGGAGGTGGCTGCTCGCTCCCCctggctgggtgctgctggggacggggacggggacggggccCTGCCTGAGGTGGCGGCACCAGCCCTCCCGCACGCAGCCCGCCCTGCTACTCCGGGCCGCCCGGCAGAGTATCGGGACGCAAGCGCGGGGGCTGAGAGCTGAAAAACCTGGCGATAACAGCAAACATGTCTCCCTGCAAAGGGGTCGGAAAGAAGAAACTCTGCTGTCGGCTGCTCAGAAAG tgaaagaagcTGGAAGAGACTTTACCTATTTTATTGTGGTGCTTGTTGGAATTGGTGTtacag TTTTCATTCCATTTGCTATTGTTTCTGTTACAGGTGGTTTGTTCtatgtgatttttaaagagCTATTCTCTTCTTCTAGTCCAAGTAAGATCTATGGAGATGCCTTGGAGAAATGCAGATCTCACCCTGAG ATAATTGGTGTTTTTGGTGAATCTATTAAAGGTTATGGGGAAGCAACAAGAAGAGGAAGACGACAGCTTGTCAG TCACATTGAATACGTAAAGGATGGACTGAAACATATGCGTTTGAAGTTCTATATTGAGGGCTCTGAACCAGGGAAGCGGGGAACAGTCCATGTGGAAGTCAAAGAG AATCCTGAGAGAGGAAGATTTGAGGTCCGCTACATATTTGTGGACGTTGACACCTATCCTAGAAGAACCATTGTCATAGAAGACAACAGATAG
- the TIMM21 gene encoding mitochondrial import inner membrane translocase subunit Tim21 isoform X2, with protein sequence MLPASLARAGQRGERLRASLGRWLLAPPGWVLLGTGTGTGPCLRWRHQPSRTQPALLLRAARQSIGTQARGLRAEKPGDNSKHVSLQRGRKEETLLSAAQKVKEAGRDFTYFIVVLVGIGVTGGLFYVIFKELFSSSSPSKIYGDALEKCRSHPEIIGVFGESIKGYGEATRRGRRQLVSHIEYVKDGLKHMRLKFYIEGSEPGKRGTVHVEVKENPERGRFEVRYIFVDVDTYPRRTIVIEDNR encoded by the exons ATGCTGCCCGCCTCCCTTGCGCGGGCGGGGCAGCGCGGCGAGCGGCTGCGGGCCTCCCTTGGGAGGTGGCTGCTCGCTCCCCctggctgggtgctgctggggacggggacggggacggggccCTGCCTGAGGTGGCGGCACCAGCCCTCCCGCACGCAGCCCGCCCTGCTACTCCGGGCCGCCCGGCAGAGTATCGGGACGCAAGCGCGGGGGCTGAGAGCTGAAAAACCTGGCGATAACAGCAAACATGTCTCCCTGCAAAGGGGTCGGAAAGAAGAAACTCTGCTGTCGGCTGCTCAGAAAG tgaaagaagcTGGAAGAGACTTTACCTATTTTATTGTGGTGCTTGTTGGAATTGGTGTtacag GTGGTTTGTTCtatgtgatttttaaagagCTATTCTCTTCTTCTAGTCCAAGTAAGATCTATGGAGATGCCTTGGAGAAATGCAGATCTCACCCTGAG ATAATTGGTGTTTTTGGTGAATCTATTAAAGGTTATGGGGAAGCAACAAGAAGAGGAAGACGACAGCTTGTCAG TCACATTGAATACGTAAAGGATGGACTGAAACATATGCGTTTGAAGTTCTATATTGAGGGCTCTGAACCAGGGAAGCGGGGAACAGTCCATGTGGAAGTCAAAGAG AATCCTGAGAGAGGAAGATTTGAGGTCCGCTACATATTTGTGGACGTTGACACCTATCCTAGAAGAACCATTGTCATAGAAGACAACAGATAG
- the TIMM21 gene encoding mitochondrial import inner membrane translocase subunit Tim21 isoform X3 translates to MLPASLARAGQRGERLRASLGRWLLAPPGWVLLGTGTGTGPCLRWRHQPSRTQPALLLRAARQSIGTQARGLRAEKPGDNSKHVSLQRGRKEETLLSAAQKGGLFYVIFKELFSSSSPSKIYGDALEKCRSHPEIIGVFGESIKGYGEATRRGRRQLVSHIEYVKDGLKHMRLKFYIEGSEPGKRGTVHVEVKENPERGRFEVRYIFVDVDTYPRRTIVIEDNR, encoded by the exons ATGCTGCCCGCCTCCCTTGCGCGGGCGGGGCAGCGCGGCGAGCGGCTGCGGGCCTCCCTTGGGAGGTGGCTGCTCGCTCCCCctggctgggtgctgctggggacggggacggggacggggccCTGCCTGAGGTGGCGGCACCAGCCCTCCCGCACGCAGCCCGCCCTGCTACTCCGGGCCGCCCGGCAGAGTATCGGGACGCAAGCGCGGGGGCTGAGAGCTGAAAAACCTGGCGATAACAGCAAACATGTCTCCCTGCAAAGGGGTCGGAAAGAAGAAACTCTGCTGTCGGCTGCTCAGAAAG GTGGTTTGTTCtatgtgatttttaaagagCTATTCTCTTCTTCTAGTCCAAGTAAGATCTATGGAGATGCCTTGGAGAAATGCAGATCTCACCCTGAG ATAATTGGTGTTTTTGGTGAATCTATTAAAGGTTATGGGGAAGCAACAAGAAGAGGAAGACGACAGCTTGTCAG TCACATTGAATACGTAAAGGATGGACTGAAACATATGCGTTTGAAGTTCTATATTGAGGGCTCTGAACCAGGGAAGCGGGGAACAGTCCATGTGGAAGTCAAAGAG AATCCTGAGAGAGGAAGATTTGAGGTCCGCTACATATTTGTGGACGTTGACACCTATCCTAGAAGAACCATTGTCATAGAAGACAACAGATAG